The Zestosphaera sp. genome includes a window with the following:
- a CDS encoding ABC transporter ATP-binding protein, giving the protein MSDGHTLLKAVDLRKHYRIASGFRRNLLLRAVDGVSMSVDNDEIVGLLGESGSGKTTLGRLLTGVEAPDAGKVFIEGEELARYLRSNRVRVQMIFQNPDTSLNPRMRVRDILIEALRAGGRDHHHPDTLVAELLEDVGLGRDCADYYPHQLSGGMKQRVAIARALSVRPKFVVADEMVSALDATVKNNILNLVKRLQRQYGFSMLFISHDLPAAVRVSDRVLVMYLGRVVEEARSEELVESPAHPYTQYLLSSLPSLYLKILGRSGDARVRFSGEPPSPLSIPKGCRLHTRCPYVKEVCRRDEPPEVRVSATHKVFCHLRS; this is encoded by the coding sequence ATGAGTGACGGCCACACACTACTGAAGGCCGTGGACCTGAGGAAGCACTACAGAATTGCCTCCGGATTCCGGAGAAACCTGTTGTTAAGGGCTGTGGACGGGGTCAGCATGAGCGTCGACAACGACGAGATCGTCGGGCTACTCGGTGAGAGCGGCTCCGGGAAGACAACTCTGGGGAGGCTCCTGACGGGGGTTGAGGCGCCTGACGCAGGCAAGGTATTCATCGAAGGCGAGGAGCTGGCCAGGTACTTGAGGAGCAATAGGGTTAGGGTTCAGATGATCTTCCAGAACCCGGACACCTCGCTGAATCCTAGAATGCGTGTCAGGGACATACTGATTGAGGCGTTGCGGGCGGGGGGGCGTGACCATCACCACCCCGACACCTTGGTCGCCGAGCTTCTTGAAGACGTTGGGTTAGGCAGGGACTGCGCCGACTACTACCCACACCAGCTCAGCGGCGGCATGAAGCAGAGGGTGGCAATAGCCAGAGCGCTCTCAGTAAGGCCTAAGTTCGTAGTGGCTGACGAGATGGTCTCCGCTTTAGACGCGACCGTCAAGAATAACATCCTCAACCTAGTGAAGAGGCTTCAGAGACAGTACGGCTTCTCAATGCTCTTCATAAGCCACGACCTGCCTGCGGCCGTGCGCGTCAGCGACAGAGTCCTCGTTATGTACCTTGGCAGGGTGGTTGAGGAGGCCAGGTCTGAAGAGCTTGTCGAGAGCCCGGCACACCCGTACACGCAGTACCTGCTCTCATCACTGCCCTCACTATATCTTAAGATCCTCGGCAGGAGCGGTGACGCGCGGGTCAGGTTCTCCGGCGAGCCGCCGAGCCCGTTAAGCATTCCGAAGGGGTGCAGGCTCCACACCAGATGCCCTTACGTCAAGGAGGTGTGCAGGAGGGACGAACCCCCTGAGGTGAGGGTGAGCGCCACCCACAAAGTGTTCTGCCACCTGCGCAGCTGA